From the genome of Thiovibrio frasassiensis:
GACAAGCGGCAAACCCTGCACGAGATCTTTCGGATTTTGAAGCCGGGCGGCAGATTGGTGGTATCCGATATTGTCACCGACGAACCCATTCCGGTGGCGATCAAGAATAACGAGCAGTTCCGGGGCGAATGCCTGGGCGGGGCGCTCAGGCAGGAGGATCTGCTGGCTATGCTTCGGGGGGCCGGATTTGCTGGAGTCAGCCTGATCAAGCGGTTCCCCTATCGGGTGGAAGGCGAAACCCGCTTCTATTCCCTCACCTTTCGGGCCTATAGGCCGGAAGAGGAGCGGAAGGTCGAGGTCATCTACCGGGGCCCGTTTGCGGCGGTGTGGACGGAAAGCGGGGCGCTGCTCCTTAAGGGGGAGCGCACGCAGGTGGCCTTAAGCGAGGCGGAAAGCCTGGCGGAGTCCCTGTTTGTCCTCGATGGGCAGGGGGCGGTGACCAACCTGGCCCAGGAAAATAGCTGCTGTGCGCCATCAAGCGAGGGACCTCTGCGGCAAAGCGGCAGCTGTTGCGACACCGGGCAGAAGGAGGCGCCAAGTAAGATTATTGCCCTTCCCTCTCTGCGCCAGCCCGTTGGCGGCCGGCATCATTCCGGCTGCATGGCCTGCGGCAAGGAGATCGGCTATCTCGCCCATGAGCGGGAGGTTGCCTGCCATTATTGCGGCGGGGTCAAGAGAACCAATGCTGTCTGCGTTGAAGGCCATTACATCTGCGATGGGTGTCATCAGCAGGACGGCCTCTCCGCCATCCGGCTGCTCTGCGCTGAAACAAAAGAACAGGATATGCTGCTTTTGTTGGATACGATCCGCCGCCATCCCGCCATCCCCCTGCATGGCCCGGAACACCATGCCATGGTCCCCGGTATTATCCTGGCCACCTACCGGAACCTCGGTGGCCAGATCAGTCGGGAAGACATCCTTACCGGCATTGAGCGGGGCAGCAAGGTGCCGGGCGGGGTCTGCGGTTTCTGGGGCAATTGCGGGGCGGCCGCCGGGGTTGGCATTGCCTTCAGCGTTCTGCTTGCGGCCACACCGCTGACTCCTAAACCCCGCCAACAGGTGCAGGAAATCACTTCCCGGGTGTTGGGTGAGATCGCATTGACGCAGGGAGCGCGTTGCTGCCAGCGGGAAACGGTCACGGCCCTGCGGGAGGCCGCGCTTCTCTCCCGCCACCTTCTGCCGATATCCCTTCTGGCCGAGGCCGATTTTTTCTGTAAACAGTTTTCCACCAATCGGGAATGTATCGCTGGCCAGTGTTCCTTGTGGCCCAAGGCGGTATTACAGGTAGGGGGCCGACAATGACACCGGGAAGGCATGATAAAAAAGGGGTTGGCAAGGCGGTTGTTTTTGGGTTGTTTATTACCGGCATGATCGGACTGTTTCGCTTCAGCCCGGTGCGGGAATACATTGCCCCGGACTATCTGCAAAGCCTGGTGCATTCCTATGGCCCTTGGGGTCCGGTGGTCTTTGTGCTTCTCTATGCTGGCGGCATCTGCCTTTTTCTGCCCGCCACCATGTTCACCGGCATCGGTGCCCTGTTGTTCGGCACCTTCTACGGGTTTCTCTACAATGAACTGGGCGCCATGCTCGGCGCCTCCATGGCTTTTTTCATCGGCCGGTACCTGGGGCGGGATTTTGCCGCAGGCTTAATCGGCGATCGGCTGAAAAAATACGATGACCGGATCGCCGCCAACGGTTTCTCGACGGTGCTCTACCTCCGATTGGTTTTTTTCCCCTTCACCCCGCTCAATTTCGGCATGGGTCTGACCAGGGTGACCTTTCGGGAGTATTTCTTCGGTACCCTGTTCGGCATCATCGCCGGCGGCTTCGTCCTCACGTTCTTTTTTGCCACCCTGGCCGAGGTGTGGAGATCCGGCGACTGGTGGCAGCTGCTGAGCTGGAGGACTCTTTTTTCTCTGGCCCTCTTTGTCGGCTCCTTCTTCATCCCCAGGGTGATTCAAAAAATCAAGCCCGAGGCGGCAGGCTAAAAGAAGGAGTCGTGTCATGCCTGAACTGCCTGAAGTGGAAGTGGTCTGCCGGGGCCTTGCTCCCTTGGTGCTCAAGCGGAAAATCCTCTCGGTTTCCTTCAGCAACAAGAAGCTGCGCAAGCCGTTCCCCA
Proteins encoded in this window:
- a CDS encoding TVP38/TMEM64 family protein, which codes for MTPGRHDKKGVGKAVVFGLFITGMIGLFRFSPVREYIAPDYLQSLVHSYGPWGPVVFVLLYAGGICLFLPATMFTGIGALLFGTFYGFLYNELGAMLGASMAFFIGRYLGRDFAAGLIGDRLKKYDDRIAANGFSTVLYLRLVFFPFTPLNFGMGLTRVTFREYFFGTLFGIIAGGFVLTFFFATLAEVWRSGDWWQLLSWRTLFSLALFVGSFFIPRVIQKIKPEAAG